In Papaver somniferum cultivar HN1 chromosome 9, ASM357369v1, whole genome shotgun sequence, the genomic stretch TCTCTAACCTACCCTCCCTGGTTGAGTTAGCTGAACTGTCCTGGTTAGGTTAATTCGTTTGGTTAGGTTAGTTTGTACGGGTTAGGTTAGATACATTTTAAACATTAAGTCTGGGAAGCATTGGCAGGTTCCTGCAATTTTGCGCAGAGAAGCTTGGGAAGCATTGGCAGGTTAGGAAAGGATTAAATCAGATCCAAGTCACTTTAGGATTTATATGTTATAACTTATATCTTGTTTCTGCTCTATCATGTATATAAGATGTAAAATAACCGGAAGCACTTCTCTTCTGTTTATTATTTACCTAATTTATTTTACCCGACCGTCCGAAGACCAACTGATCAATCTTTCAGTAAGAATCACATAAGTAGCTAGGCGATTCTCCAGATTTTGCGACAAAAGGTAATCACCTTTTCTCTTGAGTAATGCCAAGTTTGCTCTGAACTTTTGCTCTGAAATTCAGTTAGaagaaagagtgaagatgaaagaccaaAGATTTGAAGGTTTGATTGGATAGTAGTAGGCTTCAAATCGATGGCGCACGTGTCACTTATGTGGCCACGTAATGCCATGCATTAAACTCCTAGTAAATTATCTTAGAGCAACTgtaatggtgcgatcaaaaccaaagatcaaagatcaaaaaatacgatcaaatttgagtttagtctgtagtgTCACACTATGGTGATCGACTATATTTGATCGAGCGGTTGATGAAATGTTCGCcccactttttttgtttttttcttattcATGGGGCGGTTGATGAAATGTCCGCcccattatattattttttttgtttttttgttcagGCGGATTTGAAATGTTCGccccatttttattttattttcttattcatGGGGCGGTTGATGAATTGTTCGCCCCACTCCATACGAACATTATAACTCCGCCCCATTCCAAACGGACATTATAACTCCactcgaccaaatttggttttggtcttggtccaaGACCAAATATAGTACGAAATTTTGATttagtctggaatttgatctttagtCTGTTCCACTGCGTCACGTTTTTTGaccaaaaatttgggtttggtcgcccactgtggatgctcttagggaGGGGTGTATTTGGCCTCAAATGTTTAGGGGCCAAGTATTTTTATATTACCTTTTCCGTTTGTGGAATTTAAATTTTACTTTCTGCAACTACATGCATGCGTTTGATTACGAACACCATGTTGCGCTGCATTTGAATTGGGATGCTTCACACTGACGAAGTGGGGATGTGTAGGTGATGCTCTGAGTTATTGTTAAATAAAAAGGTGAGTAGAAACACACAATTTTTATTTAAACAAACACACCTTATTGACAACCAGACCAACCAAAGCCGCAACATTCAGATTAAAATTGAAAGTGAATTACAATCGTTCGGATTTTGTTTTTTATTATCGACTCGAGGTACCCTTTCCGGTGTACGTATAGGGTTACGTGCATACACCCTTCGTCtacctctcttttcttctttcaacGTTATATTTATTGTTGGGCACaataatcaaaacaaagaaaaatcaaatagacaaaaattattgatacttagctcctttgtaATAATGGAAGTGATGGATTTGATGAAACGAGCGAGGTttccatatctccacaacagcaacaaggcaaaactttgaaaaacagggtgagtcacgtgttcaacacgttgcccttaagacattagcgcccggatacactcaagagtgatgttatactCCTCACagaacggatatctccaggataaaacaccccactacacctactactagcatatgtaataGATTCTCAAACAtgagcttggaaactccgaaaaaccataaaggaaaatcgcgaacacttgagaaaacaatataaaatattttttcccttgggggtccctataaatatagagcaacccctttcccatagtttttataaaagtagtgaatttgtttatataattgacaaatacaacttaagaagaaaaaactccccgatgtgggactaaaaggtttatatagtctcttaaaactactaaaaattgtaaactccataatgtgggactaataagtttcattcacgaaagaaaacaataaattatactaatttttattaaaactttaaaaatcattttttattaatcgttttccaacaatcccccacatgaatgaaaactcgaTAAAACATGAAAATAGAGAtaaatcttggtaaatcaacatctcAATATCACGACCCAAACAGACTGAACAGGTAGacggatcgtgcaagtgttgaaatcatactagttaTTTCTAcatctcaatctcaatctcacgaccccagggtcatactatggattgcacaaatcataatagtatagagagtttcatctttagttctcacgtGGTAAGACtaaaggtatctttcaccaaagtgaaaaagcatgaactagtgaacccttaggtgacccttaggtcctaagttccactaataccaaaaccatcaaaaacgaaaatcatatgaaaagcgcaggaaataccattttaggcagaggtgtccatgaggtcttgaacctttgcttagtgagatattaccggaattacttgctagagacagtgaactatgtcttgaactgctagcgtttgatgtaattcgcgataacaaccacggatgatatctccaagggtgTTGTCAAGCTCGTGccattttgtccaatttggccctagaCATATCTTGTTTcccagaatgctctagagaatcaaagctcatattctcataggaagcagccccacttcctcattcagataggtgagtttccataaacaATGTtattgctacaccccacttcaatcttaaattgaaactatataactcattaagacttcttaaaagtcatcctacacatgcagtcacactatcacatctacaccatagggaagggacagagaatgaaattatctaatagtgtttacctttacccaccacaaattagttgtctcattcgaagcCTTGAACTTGgtatctccagtcagcaaggttgagtatccttcatggcaagtttaatttatgagcttaaaccccatccccctcgatgcctTTCTGACTATCTCTTTGGATAAACTTTCCGttaaaggttgcgcgatattctccttggactttatccaatcaatggaaataacgtcgattgagattagttaactttagctttagctattacagCTTGGATAACACAATACATAGATATAGATTGCACATGCCTATgctagagaggaatgtcttctaaaaagcatcttaggcactcggccccctctcgtgctttatctaacgcaatactctcatattccataatgaattgagcaatatatgtctgtttggaaatcttccaaaaataaaccctcctgctagagtgaaaacatatccactcgtagacttagactcctctgagtcaattatccagtttgcatcacaaattccctcaaggacagcaagatacctttcataaatcaaacaaaaggtaacAGAGTATTTCAgataccataatactctactcagtgcatctgcatgctcttgctctggactacaattatatttacttaacttactcacaatataggcaatgtctggactcttacagttcattaaattcatcagacatcctataactcttgagtattcaagttaagatactccattacccttatttttctcgagtatacaagaagaatcgtatggagtacacgcaggcttacaatcagactgattgtatctcacatgcacaaattcaacataatgagaatgactaagaatATAAATGTTGGGTTATCTTCTAATcgtcatccctaagattacatcaaaggggcctaagtctttcaagtcaacgttctcattcagtgcatgtttttagtggaattaatcacatctatgtttgtatcaagtataagcaaatcatcaacatacaagcatacaatcacacaggcatccttaacaagttacttgtaaatatacttgtcagattcataaacttaaatccactatagattatcacatgatcaaattttccgtgtcactgtttacgtgcttattttataaaccatacaaagatttgttcaacttacaaactttgtcttcataacctttcactacaaagtcctcaggttggtctatgtaaatttctttatctaattcacggttttagaaaagctgtcttaacatccatatgATGTATTTCTAAGTTCTTTATGGAAGTAATATCAATTaacatctcaacggaagtaattcttgtcacaagtgaataagaatcaagcaaATTTACACTTCcttttagtttatatcctttagcTATCCTCCTAGCCTCATaattttccacagtttcatctaccttaCGTTTCCTCCTATacactcatttacatctcatggtcttactccctggaggtaaactagcaagctctcAAGTCTGGTTTttacggactgagtccatttcactaaatgaagcttcttaccagaatggggttttcGTTAATGTTATGGCTTATTTACGAGTCTGGAACTCATACTAAGCTAGGCATATTATGAAGTCAGgttcataagaagtctcagttCTAATCCTTTTACTTCTCCTAAGATCAACTCTACTCCATCTTCCTTTGAAGGTAAATTTTGACtagttgaaaataaatctaggggatcaacaacacatctctaatgaggtacatgtttaagaataaacatgtttaaAAAACTCATcaacatccctagattatgtaataatattcacaacaaagtcagtaaaatcacaccaaagtatgaaaaatcagaacacacaaccaaaaatctaaatgtagaagtatactcaacatACCCTATATGaacacacaatcaacatttttggtttctatctagttcttttaggaagaggaatgataatcttagtcaaacacccccacactttgacgtatGCAAAAGAAGGTTGTTtatctttccataaatcatatggattttcatctgattcttaaaagggtactctattcaggatatactagttaagaggacagcctccccccacaaggccaaagataatcctgaactaatcaacagggaaattatcatcttcttaaggatacagttgttatgttcaaaGCTTCTAAACGGTtgtcaacttcaagtttatacatcttaaagcTTTTAAGGCATgatccttatccctaagaaagtatacaagatagtacctcgtacaatcatctacggaagttataaaccttCTTTTACCAcgatggttttgggttgaactcatgtcaactaagcctaactgaattaattctaagggcttagaattactctgaacactagtgctaaaaggttttatagcatattctGATTCTATACAGATTTCACTTTTGGGTTCaatatccaaactaaatttgcgTATGCATCCTACGCTCTCCAGTTTATGCAATGACTTATATccgttccaagtctaccatgcaaaacattcaatcacacaaagaaagcacaaaaatcaactatgttcacttcatcagattttcctttaagcttaTAAAGACCCAAAGTCTTGGAACCTTGCCTAAAAAATCGTTGACCTTAGTTACGACAAGTTTTCCAGATTATATTAATATCTTAAttcttttaccatctacaacagaacaagatacaagattcttgcatatgcttggaacatgaaaacttcattcaatgagAGAACATtatagatatgagcttctgctcgacatttcccttttatgcaacctctgtcgcagatgagttattcatatagagtttctcgacatcccttatcctctgataagaggtgaacatgtctctgtttcaacaaacatacttagtggctccatagtccacccaccagtctttcacattggttattaaaataacttccgacatcatgaactcgttctaatttgttttaactaaattagcattaactttctactaaataaggttttatgttgtctacactttactgacGTATgtccaggaattttacaaacataacaatcacctttaattaaagtaatgcctgattcagttttacgaaacatatcTTTCTTATGAATCctacgcttagagttgtgtttgatgttcttgcctttgtcagctttggaagacttgtgttcatccacatgcgcctggtagccatattccttttcaatttcatgtcacaatcttcgtttatactctgaccacggacacggtaattccccaatcacctaatacaccacatctcacaaaccttagttccgaaacggaagataaaatatgagttttgaagataatatctagatttacaaacttcgtttgaaccaccatatcaaaaaaactcatggttaactcataaaaactactttagttaacaacaaatttctgcccgtcagaatttttcaggaacgtttctcttatttgtaaaatatcaaaaaaatacttttacaactccaaaaattctgaaattttacgtgggtaactatcaggatgtcctctacgttgtgtcaaaagggttcaacGAAATTCTTTCTAGGTTGAAagataaattcgaaactctaGAGCTGACCAAAAAatcgtttttttgtttttcactccacaattaacatccatgattattacaaattctgtctttagattgttgggtgcaatgatcaaaacaaagaaaaatcaaataaacaaaaattattgatacttagatcctttgtaatggaagtgatagatttgatgaaacgagcgagcttcccatatctccacaacagcaacaaggcaaaactttgaaaaacagggtgagtcacgtgttcaacacgttgcccttaagacattagcgcccggctacactcaagagtgttgctatagccctcacaggacgaatatctccaggataaaacaccccaCTACACccactactagcatatgtagtagatgctcaaacttgagcttggcaactccgaaaaaccataaaggaaaatcgcgaacacttgagaaaacaatataaaatatttttccccttgggggtccctctaaatatagagcaacccctttcccataatttttacaaaagtagtgaatttgtttatataattgacaaatacaacttaagaagaaaaaactccccgatgtgggactaaaaggtttatatagtctcttaaaactactaaaaattgtaaactccacaatgtgggactaataagtttcattcactaaagaaaacaataaattataatttttactaaaactttaaaaatcattttttattaatcgttttccaacatttGTAACTGTATCGGCCGCTTGTATCTCCTTCTCAATCGCTGCTTGTTTTTCCCTCTCCTCTACTTCCACCTCCTCGCGGAGACACGTTTCAACGTTCATAGTGCAAATCGTTTCGACCGTGTTGGAATGATTCCCAACTTTTATTAATAAGCACTAATTTAAAGTTATCCAATTTAAATTATGCGATCTTGTTGAACAACTACCCTTTTTATGTTATTAGTCCTTGCGGAAGAAGTAACCAGTATATTTTTATAACCGAATGAAAAACAAGGGTAGTTAAGCAGGATAGTTAGATACCCTAACCTAACCAGGGTAGTTAAGTTAATTCGACCGAGAAGGGTAGGTTAGAAATAAAAGGGTTGAGTTAACTCTCTGAATCACACCGAGTCTAACTCGCACATAACTACCGTTTTGAGGGCTGAGTTAACTCACTGAAGTTTTCTTGACCTTCGCTCAAAATGGATAGGGTTGGCTTAATGGTTCGGTGACATAAGATTGGGATGGAACAAAGGTCACGTGGGGAGTTAGACCCAAGAAAAGAGCTGATGTTTCCGGTCTCTCTCGGATCCCCATGGCTATAGTTTGACTCAGATGTAGTCATTACTCATTCGTGACAAAGGGTTGCATTTGTGCAAGTTTTTCCCAGGAAGTTAACCAGAGTACTAATTTGAAAGCTAAATTTTCACTTCTagtcatcaagtttttggcgatCGTCAAATCCTTAAATCCGGTACATGCCCCTTTACTcttgtccaaagtccaaagtagACTTGGCCCCCATAGTTCAGCTTGATCATGGTGGGTAGGTAATGCTATTCAACTCAGTCCGCTAGTAGTTCTGAAGAAAAAAATCCCACTCAGGAGAACTTCAAAAACCCTAACATATTAAATTCACCCCAACCCATCTTAGTCTCACACTCTCTCTGCACAAGATAGCTAGCCACTTCTGGCCAAAGTTAGAAGTTTCCCCACTCCCTACCACCACCactccccaccaccaccaccaccatatctgCAACATTAAATTATCTTCCACTATTTCTTTTCCCTACCCTCTCTCTGAaatcatattttttttctctttttgataCTTCAAGGCTAGGAAGATCAAGAACTTCAAAGAATGTCAATGAATAGAGTTTCAAGTATATCCGATCTGATTCACAGGGTTGCAACATCTTGTTTACAGGACCCACTTACCGATACTCACCATTATCATCATCAGAGTGTTGGATCCTCACAGAACTCATCATCTAATCCAACAGAATACGAAGAAATACAAAGtgaaaacgaagaagatgaaaaagaaaatggGGTTTTGGGAAATgagaaacagaagaagaagaaaaatgggtTGGAGAAAGAAAGCAGAGAAATTGAAGAACTAATGGGTGAAGTATTTGAGTCGATTTCAGTCATGAAGAAAGCTTATGTTAAATTACAACAAGCACATTCTCCATGGGATCAGGAGAAAATGAGTGTAGCTGATATAGCAGTTGTATCTGAGCTTAGAAAACTTGGGATGTTGAAAGaaagatttagaagaagaaatagaagcaatGGAGGAGGAGAACAAGAAACTGGAAGTGGAAGAAGAGGATTTGTACCTTTAAGAGAAGTTGTTGCTCCTTATGAAGCAGCCATGGATGAATTGAAGAAACAAGTTAAAGCCAAAGATATTGAAATTGGGAATCTGGAACAAAAACTTCAAAATGCCATTACTACAATTAACAGTACTAATGGCAGTAACGGGAAGAGAGGAAAGTTTCATTCTAGGAGGAGAGTTAGCAATTGCAGTCTTGGTCATGGTAAGTATCTATCTCAATTTcttttggatgtttcctaattTCAATCCGGATGGTGCTGGGCAGACGAAATGGTGACAATGGGAGGGTGAAATTGtcaataattagcatgtttcttgTGCCTAATGTGattttgttttgtgattgcagtTGCAGGGGTTGCACCGGGGGCAGAGCAATTTGAATCAACGACGAGTCAAATGAAAGAAGCTTCGAAATCCTTTACAACACTGCTTCTGTCACTCATGCGTTCAGCTGGATGGGATA encodes the following:
- the LOC113308548 gene encoding protein GRAVITROPIC IN THE LIGHT 1-like, with the protein product MSMNRVSSISDLIHRVATSCLQDPLTDTHHYHHQSVGSSQNSSSNPTEYEEIQSENEEDEKENGVLGNEKQKKKKNGLEKESREIEELMGEVFESISVMKKAYVKLQQAHSPWDQEKMSVADIAVVSELRKLGMLKERFRRRNRSNGGGEQETGSGRRGFVPLREVVAPYEAAMDELKKQVKAKDIEIGNLEQKLQNAITTINSTNGSNGKRGKFHSRRRVSNCSLGHVAGVAPGAEQFESTTSQMKEASKSFTTLLLSLMRSAGWDMDAAVRSIESASPTTTTIDKGNNMASVNGPQHAKYALESYISQKMFHGFDHETFYIDGSLSSLLNPDQFRKDCFTQFQDMKSMEPTELLGILPTCTFGKFCTKKFLSIVHPKMEESLFGNLEHHELVSAGNHPRSQFYGDFLKLAKSVWLLHLLAFSLDPPPCHFQASKGAEFRKEYMESVVRFSSRRMPVGLTVGFPVSPGFKLGNGSVIKARVYLVSRT